A window of the Chiloscyllium plagiosum isolate BGI_BamShark_2017 chromosome 13, ASM401019v2, whole genome shotgun sequence genome harbors these coding sequences:
- the ammecr1 gene encoding AMME syndrome candidate gene 1 protein isoform X2 codes for MIEEGMCARKEAGLLLLPLFETEGPSQAALSTVPGCRADTVLQRRMGKRRCLQVEPTLEQKIAAGCCGVKKPKLSGSNVHNQLNHPGTGLGCGSVPGLQSGTALGNHHNHSQNHNYSQNHCERNNRESNGNLNSLNSALSPVTGLTTVGNRPNGTGLSGTSGVNVRNLVVTAEMCCYCFDVLYCHLYGFPLPRSPRFTNDPYPLFVTWKMGRDKRLRGCIGTFSAMNLHSGLREYTLTSALKDSRFPPLTREELPKLFCSVSLLTNFEDASDYLDWEVGVHGIRIEFVNEKGAKRTATYLPEVAKEQDWDQIQTIDSLLRKGGYKAPITNEFRKAIKLTRYRSEKVTISYTEYMASRQHYFQNGTLHAPPLYNHYS; via the exons GCTGCCGTGCTGACACTGTGTTACAGAGGAGGATGGGAAAGAGGCGGTGCCTTCAAGTGGAGCCAACGCTCGAGCAGAAGATAGCAGCGGGCTGCTGTGGAGTGAAGAAGCCCAAGTTATCGGGCAGCAATGTGCACAACCAGCTGAACCACCCTGGCACGGGCCTAGGCTGTGGCTCGGTGCCTGGCCTGCAGTCTGGAACAGCCCTGGGGAATCACCACAACCACAGCCAGAACCACAACTACAGCCAGAACCATTGCGAGAGGAACAACCGGGAGAGCAATGGGAACCTGAACTCCTTGAACTCTGCACTCAGCCCTGTGACTGGGCTGACCACAGTGGGAAACCGTCCGAACGGAACTGGGCTCAGTGGAACcagtggagtgaatgtgaggaactTGGTGGTGACCGCAGAGATGTGCTGCTACTGCTTTGATGTGTTGTACTGTCATCTGTACGGATTCCCACTGCCCCGATCACCCAGGTTCACCAATGACCCATA CCCATTGTTTGTAACGTGGAAGATGGGCCGAGATAAACGTTTGCGAGGCTGCATTGGGACCTTCTCTGCCATGAACCTCCATTCAGGACTCAGGGAATACACACTTACCAG TGCTCTTAAGGACAGCCGCTTCCCCCCGCTGACTCGTGAGGAACTTCCCAAACTCTTCTGCTCTGTTTCGCTGCTCACTAATTTCGAAGATGCCAGTGATTACCTGGACTGGGAG GTGGGAGTACATGGGATTCGGATAGAGTTTGTGAATGAAAAGGGAGCAAAACGCACAGCAACATACTTACCAGAAGTGGCCAAGGAACAGG ACTGGGACCAGATTCAGACCATAGACTCTCTTCTGAGAAAAGGTGGTTACAAAGCTCCAATCACAAACGAGTTCAGGAAAGCAATCAAGCTGACCAG GTACCGCAGTGAGAAAGTAACAATCAGCTACACTGAGTACATGGCATCTCGACAGCACTATTTCCAGAATGGCACTCTCCATGCCCCACCTCTCTACAATCATTACTCCTGA
- the ammecr1 gene encoding AMME syndrome candidate gene 1 protein isoform X3 gives MGKRRCLQVEPTLEQKIAAGCCGVKKPKLSGSNVHNQLNHPGTGLGCGSVPGLQSGTALGNHHNHSQNHNYSQNHCERNNRESNGNLNSLNSALSPVTGLTTVGNRPNGTGLSGTSGVNVRNLVVTAEMCCYCFDVLYCHLYGFPLPRSPRFTNDPYPLFVTWKMGRDKRLRGCIGTFSAMNLHSGLREYTLTSALKDSRFPPLTREELPKLFCSVSLLTNFEDASDYLDWEVGVHGIRIEFVNEKGAKRTATYLPEVAKEQDWDQIQTIDSLLRKGGYKAPITNEFRKAIKLTRYRSEKVTISYTEYMASRQHYFQNGTLHAPPLYNHYS, from the exons ATGGGAAAGAGGCGGTGCCTTCAAGTGGAGCCAACGCTCGAGCAGAAGATAGCAGCGGGCTGCTGTGGAGTGAAGAAGCCCAAGTTATCGGGCAGCAATGTGCACAACCAGCTGAACCACCCTGGCACGGGCCTAGGCTGTGGCTCGGTGCCTGGCCTGCAGTCTGGAACAGCCCTGGGGAATCACCACAACCACAGCCAGAACCACAACTACAGCCAGAACCATTGCGAGAGGAACAACCGGGAGAGCAATGGGAACCTGAACTCCTTGAACTCTGCACTCAGCCCTGTGACTGGGCTGACCACAGTGGGAAACCGTCCGAACGGAACTGGGCTCAGTGGAACcagtggagtgaatgtgaggaactTGGTGGTGACCGCAGAGATGTGCTGCTACTGCTTTGATGTGTTGTACTGTCATCTGTACGGATTCCCACTGCCCCGATCACCCAGGTTCACCAATGACCCATA CCCATTGTTTGTAACGTGGAAGATGGGCCGAGATAAACGTTTGCGAGGCTGCATTGGGACCTTCTCTGCCATGAACCTCCATTCAGGACTCAGGGAATACACACTTACCAG TGCTCTTAAGGACAGCCGCTTCCCCCCGCTGACTCGTGAGGAACTTCCCAAACTCTTCTGCTCTGTTTCGCTGCTCACTAATTTCGAAGATGCCAGTGATTACCTGGACTGGGAG GTGGGAGTACATGGGATTCGGATAGAGTTTGTGAATGAAAAGGGAGCAAAACGCACAGCAACATACTTACCAGAAGTGGCCAAGGAACAGG ACTGGGACCAGATTCAGACCATAGACTCTCTTCTGAGAAAAGGTGGTTACAAAGCTCCAATCACAAACGAGTTCAGGAAAGCAATCAAGCTGACCAG GTACCGCAGTGAGAAAGTAACAATCAGCTACACTGAGTACATGGCATCTCGACAGCACTATTTCCAGAATGGCACTCTCCATGCCCCACCTCTCTACAATCATTACTCCTGA